The following coding sequences are from one Acidobacteriota bacterium window:
- a CDS encoding STAS domain-containing protein: protein MQIHLRKVQDVAIVAPKGRLVAGVGDEALHRVLHELLEGDWQKILLDLKEVSYIDSSGIGELVDGLRSAQALGVAIKATPMAEKVERVLRLSQILPLMDVAPDEATALRAFGVDPAALETEPEGEVVEEPAG from the coding sequence ATGCAAATCCACCTGAGAAAAGTTCAAGATGTCGCCATCGTCGCTCCCAAAGGGCGTCTGGTGGCAGGAGTCGGAGATGAAGCCCTGCACCGTGTGCTCCATGAGCTGCTGGAGGGCGATTGGCAGAAGATCCTCCTCGACCTGAAGGAAGTGTCTTACATCGACAGCTCCGGCATCGGTGAGCTGGTGGACGGCCTGCGATCTGCCCAGGCGCTGGGGGTGGCGATCAAGGCGACCCCCATGGCCGAGAAGGTCGAACGGGTGCTACGGCTGAGCCAGATCCTGCCCCTGATGGATGTCGCCCCGGATGAAGCCACCGCGTTGCGAGCCTTCGGCGTCGACCCCGCCGCCCTCGAGACGGAACCCGAGGGCGAGGTCGTCGAAGAGCCGGCGGGCTAG
- a CDS encoding LON peptidase substrate-binding domain-containing protein gives MTSKSTPPPISELPEVLPLFPLTGTLLLPGNWLPLNVFEPRYRNLVQDALDGEGYIGMIQPLVPRQDNRPLPGAEKDVPELYGVGCAGRIEECQETPDGRFLVALMGVHRFRIREEMPLFERGYRRVAVDYADFDDEPAETPAQPPSEELLEAVKVFAQAQQLNLDMERLSVLPEPLLVNGLAVALPFAPAEKQALLEAGAEDRRGILLTLLRMAEDPTQTASVEEPPVTN, from the coding sequence ATGACCAGCAAATCCACTCCGCCGCCGATCTCCGAGCTGCCCGAGGTGCTGCCCCTCTTTCCCCTCACCGGCACGCTTCTGTTGCCGGGGAATTGGCTGCCTCTCAACGTCTTCGAGCCGCGCTACCGGAATCTGGTGCAGGACGCCCTGGACGGCGAGGGTTATATCGGCATGATCCAGCCGCTGGTGCCGCGCCAGGACAACCGGCCTCTCCCCGGCGCCGAGAAGGACGTGCCGGAGCTTTATGGCGTCGGCTGTGCCGGCCGCATCGAGGAGTGCCAGGAGACCCCCGACGGCCGCTTCCTGGTGGCCCTCATGGGAGTCCACCGCTTCCGCATTCGCGAGGAGATGCCGCTCTTCGAGCGCGGCTATCGGAGGGTGGCGGTGGACTACGCCGACTTCGACGACGAGCCCGCGGAGACTCCTGCCCAGCCACCGTCGGAGGAGCTTTTGGAAGCGGTGAAGGTCTTCGCCCAGGCGCAGCAGCTGAACCTCGACATGGAGCGCCTGAGCGTCCTGCCGGAGCCGCTGCTGGTCAACGGGCTGGCGGTGGCCCTCCCCTTCGCGCCGGCGGAGAAGCAGGCCCTCTTGGAGGCCGGTGCCGAGGATCGCCGGGGAATCCTCCTCACCCTCCTGCGCATGGCCGAGGATCCCACCCAGACCGCCTCGGTGGAAGAGCCTCCGGTCACCAACTGA